In Electrophorus electricus isolate fEleEle1 chromosome 14, fEleEle1.pri, whole genome shotgun sequence, a single window of DNA contains:
- the pgap3 gene encoding post-GPI attachment to proteins factor 3: MASRPHRRIPASLVAFTSAVLLVLAPASGSQGDKEPVYRDCVKQCSRTNCTGARLRGFESAQPPYMALTGWTCRDDCRYQCMWTTVRLYQAEGYGVPQFHGKWPFVRFLCFEEPASALASLLNGLACLLMLLRYRSAVPRQCPMYHTITAFSLVSLNAWFWSTVFHTRDTYLTEKMDYFCASAVILYSIYLCCVRTLGLRRPGVSSMVGVLLILAFTSHVSYLTFVSFDYGYNMAANATIGIINLLWWLCWCWHHRRALPYWWKCGVVVLLLHGLALLELLDFPPLFWVLDAHAVWHLSTVPVHFLFYSFLIDDSLHLLNTEKIGVKLE, from the exons ATGGCCTCGCGCCCACACCGCCGCATCCCCGCGAGCCTGGTCGCGTTCACCTCCGCCGTCCTGCTCGTGTTGGCGCCCGCGAGCGGCTCCCAAGGCGACAAAGAGCCGGTGTACCGGGACTGCGTGAAGCAGTGCTCACGCACAAACTGCACCGGGGCAAGGCTGCGGGGCTTCGAGTCTGCACAGCCGCCTTACATGGCGCTCACGG GCTGGACGTGTCGTGATGACTGTCGCTATCAGTGCATGTGGACCACGGTGAGGCTGTATCAGGCTGAGGGTTATGGGGTTCCTCAGTTCCATGGAAAG TGGCCGTTTGTGCGGTTCCTGTGCTTCGAGGAGCCGGCCTCAGCGTTGGCGTCTCTGCTTAACGGCCTCGCCTGTCTACTCATGCTGCTCCGTTATCGCAGCGCTGTGCCCCGCCAGTGCCCCATGTACCACACCATCACCGCCTTCTCActg GTGTCTCTGAATGCCTGGTTCTGGTCGACAGTGTTTCACACCAGAGACACCTATCTAACCGAG AAAATGGACTACTTCTGCGCGTCGGCCGTCATCCTCTACTCCATCTACCTGTGCTGCGTCAG aacTCTGGGTTTGAGGCGTCCCGGCGTGTCCAGCATGGTGGGAGTCCTCCTCATCCTGGCCTTCACCTCACACGTCTCCTATCTCACCTTCGTCAGCTTCGACTATGGATACAACATGGCTGCCAATGCAACCATAG gtATCATCAACCTGCTGTGGTGGCTGTGTTGGTGTTGGCACCATCGGAGAGCGCTCCCGTACTGGTGGAAGTGTGGCGTGGTGGTGCTGCTTCTACATGGCCTGGCCCTACTGGAGCTGCTCGACTTCCCGCCGCTCTTCTGGGTGCTGGACGCCCACGCTGTCTGGCACCTCAGCACCGTACCCGTCCACTTCCTCTTCTACAG TTTCCTCATAGATGACAGCCTCCACCTCCTCAACACAGAGAAGATTGGAGTCAAGCTAGAATAG